DNA sequence from the Cupriavidus oxalaticus genome:
GGGCCGAATCGGCGGAGGCCACACCGGACAAATTGGGGGCCATGTCGGAGATAACAAGATCGATCTTGTCGCCGCCGGATGCTTCCAGCACCAGGCTTTCAAGTTGCCGGAACACCTCTTCCTCACGGAAATCGCCCTGAATGAAAGTGACGTCTGCGACAGGTTCCATCGGCAGGATATCGATCGCCACCACCGCGCCGTCGATTTTTCCATCCCTGGCCCGGTTCGACGCAGCCAGCTTGTTGCGCGCGTACTGGCTCCAGCTGCCCGGGGCGGCGCCCAGGTCGACGATAACCTGGCCCGGCTGGATCAGCTTGTCCTGCTCGTCGATTTCCTTGAGCTTGTAGGCGGCGCGGGCACGGTAGCCCTCCCGCTGCGCCATCTTCACGTACGGGTCGTTGATGTGGTCGTGCAGCCACGAATGGTTGAACTTGTTCTTTGCCATGCCAGATCCAGCCTGTTCCCTGCCCCGGCACGCGGCGCGCGCCGCATGCCCAAGGTTTTTCTACTGTTTTGATGATTTTGCCGCCCGACAGTGCCGGATTGACGGATAATACGCGCCAATTCGCGCTCCGCCCGCCTGCCGAACCGGCACCTGCCGGGCCCGCCGCGCACCAAACCCCAGCGCCCCCGGCGCCAACCTATGCCCGCACTACAACTGATTCCTGCCCAGCGCTCCGAACTGCGCTCCCGTGCCCATGCCCTGAACCCGGTCGTCATGGTCGGCGCCGAAGGCCTTACCCGCGCCGTCCTGGCCGAAATCGACCGCAGCCTGGCCGCGCACGACCTGATCAAGATCCGCGTGTTCGGCGATGACCGCGACGCGCGCGTTGCCATCTACGAAGAAATCTGCGACGCGCTGCACGCCGCGCCGATCCAGCATATCGGCAAGCTGCTGGTGGTCTGGCGCCCGGGCGAGGCACGGCTGAAGGAAAACCAGCCGGATAGCCTGGGCCGGCTTGCCCCGGCCCGCCGTGGCGGCGCCGCGCCGCGCACGGTGACGGTCAAGAAACCCAGCGCCGCACCGAATCGGCGCCCGACGCGCAAGGAAGTGACCGTACTCGGCAACGAGCGCGTCACCGCGGGCGGCAACGTCAAGCGCGCGCGCTCGCGGCCGACCAGCCAGAAGAAAAAAGCCCTGGGCTGACCGCCCGCAGCATCGACGCGGCCACCGCCCGGTGGCCGCAGCACTCACTCCCCGGCCGAACGCGGCGCCGAAGCGCGCCACACCAGCACCAGCGCGAGCAGGCTTTGCAGCAGGTAGAAAGCGCTCGACACGCCGTGCAGCATGCCGAACTGCGCCTGGTAAGGCGATTCCGAAACCCCCAGCCCCAGCGCCTGCGCCTTTTCCTTCAGGCTGCCCATGAACGGCTGGATGCCGAAATAGCCGACCAGCACGCAGCACAGCATGCCGAGCACCACCCAGCGCAGGCTGCGATAGCGATTGGCGCCGCGGCGGATCATCACGTTGCACAGTACCAGTTGCAGCACGCCGATGGTCACGCCGACGATGGCTTCGGTATGGAACAGGTGACCGGCGATCATGCCGGCCATCTCGCGGCTGGGCAGCACCGAGAACAGCGTCGGTGCCACCATGTAGCCAACCGTCCACAGGCTACCCGCCCACATCACCGTCAGCAGCAGGAATAGCCGGTGCGGCAACGGCGGCAGGCTGTTATAGGAAGAGGAGAACAAGCGGCCTCAGATATAGCGGACGGTAATGACTTCGTACTCGCGCTCGCCCCCAGGGGCCAGCACGGTGGCGACGTCGCCTTCGAACTTGCCGATCAGCGCACGCGCGATCGGCGAGCTGACCGAGATCTTGCCGGTGTCGAGGTCGGCCTCGTCATCGCCCACGATCTGGTAGCTGACCGGCCTGCCGGACTCCAGGTCTTCCAGGTCCACGGTCGCGCCGAAGACGATGCGGCCGTCGGTATCCAGCTGGGTCGGGTCGATGACCTGCGCAGTCGACAGCTTGGACTCGACTTCCAGGATGCGGCCTTCGATAAAGGCCTGCTTTTCCTTGGCGGCATCGTATTCGGCGTTTTCGGACAGGTCGCCCTGCGCACGCGCTTCGGAGATGGCATTGATCACCGCCGGACGCTCGACAGCCTTGAGGCGCTGCAGCTCTTCCTTGAGCAGCTCGGCGCCACGCTTGGTAATCGGAATGGTGCTCATGTCTTCTTCAACAAAAAAATGAGCCGCAGCGGAGCTGGAGCCATCCTGGCCATACCTGCCAGGGCACTTCCGCTCAACCGCGGCTTTCAGACAGGACCGAAGGGCCTCACACTGCTTAGCTGGTGTGCCAGGCCGATTCGATCGACGAATTTGACGTAGTTTAGGCCAGGAAGCCCGCCGGCATCAACACCGGCGGGCTTCCGGGCGCTGCCGCCCCTTGACCGGGCGCAAGCGCCCGGCGGGATGGCAATGTGCAGCGTGGCTTACGCCAGCGTGCCGTGCAGGCCTTGCAGGTCATAGACCTCCAGGCTCTGCATGTGCTTCAGTCCCTCCACCGCGGCGCTGGCGCCGGCGATGGTGGTGTAGTAAGGCACGCGGTTGGCCAGCGCCGAGGTACGGATCGAACGCGAATCCGCGATCGCGCCGCGGGTCTCGTCGACGGTGGTGAACACCAGCGCCAGTTCGCCGTTCTTGATCATGTCGACGATGTGCGGACGGCCGTCCTTGACCTTGTTCACCACCTTGACCGGGATGCCGGCGGCCTCGATGGCCGAGGCCGTGCCGCGGGTGGCGACGATCGGATAGCCCAGGTCGTGCAGCATGCGGGCCACGGCTACGGCGCGCGGCTTGTCGCTGTCCTTCACGGTGATCAGCACGGTGCCCTTTTCCGGCAGGCGCGAACCGGCGGCCAGCTGGCTCTTGAACAGTGCCTCGCCGAAGGTCTTGCCCACGCCCATCACTTCGCCGGTGGAACGCATTTCAGGTCCGAGGACCGGATCGACGCCCGGGAACTTATTGAACGGGAACACGGCTTCCTTGACGCTGTAGTACGGCGGCACCACCTCGTCGGTAATGCCCTGCTCGTCCAGCGACTGGCCGGCCATGCAGCGCGCGGCGATCTTGGCCAGCTGCATGCCGGTGGCCTTGGACACGTACGGCACGGTGCGCGAGGCGCGCGGGTTCACTTCCAGCACGTAGACGGTGTCGACACCGTTGTTCTGCTGGATGGCGAACTGCACGTTCATCAGGCCGACCACGTTCAGCGCGCGGGCCATCGCGGCGGTCTGGCGCTTCAGTTCGGCCACGGTCTCGGCCGACAGCGAGTACGGCGGCAGCGAGCAGGCGGAGTCGCCCGAGTGCACGCCGGCCTGCTCGATGTGCTCCATCACGCCGCCGATGTACACGCGCTTGCCGTCGCTCAGGGCGTCGACATCGCACTCGATGGCGTCGTTCAGGAAGCGGTCCAGCAGCACCGGGGAGTCATTCGACACCTTGACCGCTTCGCGCATGTAGCGCTCGAGGTCGCGCGGCTCATGCACGATCTCCATCGCGCGGCCGCCCAGCACGTACGACGGGCGCACCACCAGCGGGTAGCCGATTTCCTCGG
Encoded proteins:
- a CDS encoding RlmE family RNA methyltransferase — encoded protein: MAKNKFNHSWLHDHINDPYVKMAQREGYRARAAYKLKEIDEQDKLIQPGQVIVDLGAAPGSWSQYARNKLAASNRARDGKIDGAVVAIDILPMEPVADVTFIQGDFREEEVFRQLESLVLEASGGDKIDLVISDMAPNLSGVASADSARIEYLCDLALEFAQAHLKPEGALLVKCFHGSGYSQIVEKFKRQFKVVAKRKPKASRDKSSETFILGRYLKTVN
- a CDS encoding DUF4149 domain-containing protein, translated to MFSSSYNSLPPLPHRLFLLLTVMWAGSLWTVGYMVAPTLFSVLPSREMAGMIAGHLFHTEAIVGVTIGVLQLVLCNVMIRRGANRYRSLRWVVLGMLCCVLVGYFGIQPFMGSLKEKAQALGLGVSESPYQAQFGMLHGVSSAFYLLQSLLALVLVWRASAPRSAGE
- the greA gene encoding transcription elongation factor GreA, translated to MSTIPITKRGAELLKEELQRLKAVERPAVINAISEARAQGDLSENAEYDAAKEKQAFIEGRILEVESKLSTAQVIDPTQLDTDGRIVFGATVDLEDLESGRPVSYQIVGDDEADLDTGKISVSSPIARALIGKFEGDVATVLAPGGEREYEVITVRYI
- a CDS encoding YhbY family RNA-binding protein, producing MPALQLIPAQRSELRSRAHALNPVVMVGAEGLTRAVLAEIDRSLAAHDLIKIRVFGDDRDARVAIYEEICDALHAAPIQHIGKLLVVWRPGEARLKENQPDSLGRLAPARRGGAAPRTVTVKKPSAAPNRRPTRKEVTVLGNERVTAGGNVKRARSRPTSQKKKALG